TCAGCAGCAAGTGATagtggtggtgtgcgccTGCTCACGCACATGCTTCGTATGCGTCTTCTAGAAGATGCTCATCTTGAGGatgcttctttctctttctttatCTTGGTAGCTTTCCTTGAGGGAGATTGGCATGAGCCCAAGCGCGGTCAACAAGGACTATTATTATCCTCATCACCGACACCCCCCACTCGTCAACTCCCCTCACCACTGTTGGTCATTCCCCACCATTTCACTCCTGACAGCGATCACTATTGCAATGCTCTTGTGCATTTACACGGACGCAAGTACACTTAGGGGCCTATTCCTGTTATGTTAATGCTCTTTGTTGTGCACCGTTGAGCCAAGACGCGCCCCACCCTCTACATTGAATCTTCACGTATACACAGAACAGAAGTTTACCGTCTGCCCCGGTGTGGATGATCAGCAAATATGTCCCAGTCGGAGGTTTGGTTAGACCAGATAGTggtagggagggagagagggaagagccCAAAGGCAAGTGCTCAGTTGGACTATGCGTGTAGTCAATTTTTACCTCCGTAGGTACTTCGTCGAAACCAGGTGCTGATGCGAGACACAAAATGGGAGAGGCAGTGAGTGCGCTTATGTGGGCTTCTGCGAACCCACGTACTCACGGCTCGTCAATCAGCGAGAATGTGTAGGGAAGGAAGAGCCATCGTGTGGTGTTTTTTGCTCGCTGTACGCTTGTCACTCTCATGTGTACCGAACAATCCGCTGCTCGTATATCACACGGTGTGTTGGTGAAGGAGGACTCAAGCACCCGTCTCACTTCCTTGCGGAATGCAGCACgcgtggggaggaggaaaatgCAACGTCAGACAATCCTCGCAGGTCGCTTCCATTGAAATCAGCCCACCCAgtctccccttccccccatcCGGACTCTTCACCTCATcggccttctctcgcttcttgcatctctttctctttctctcttattcatgcgcctgtgcctgtACTGGGCTTCCTTGCCGTCTCCCTCCGCTCCCTCCACTGTTGCCGGGACATCACACCTTGGCTGTGTTTTGTACGGACGTGGTACACCCACAAACGGGTGCCATCGCAACGCATCCCATCCTGGCCTCCTGCTCGCAGCCCCCGCCACCACTtactccttctctctctttcatacAGCAAAGGACTTCAGCATCCCTACTGACGCGTCCTCTCACGTTCTCACCGTCTCCTCGTCGCCCACAGACAAGCACTGCCCTTTCCCGTTTGAGCTCATcggttttctctctcttctcccctctttctctccgtgCACGCAGTCATGCCCGGGCTCAACAAGCACCTGCCGGGTGTGGTGACACTGCAGAAGCAGCAATCGGAGGTGAGCGTGAGCTCGCTCTCCGGAAAGACTGTGTTCTTCTACTTCTCAGCGAGCTGGTGCCCACCGTGCCGCGGCTTCACGCCACTGCTGGTTGAATTTTACGAGAAGTACCATGATTCGAAGAACTTCGAGGTCGTACTTGTGACAtgggacgaggaggaggagggcttcAACGGGTACTACGCGAAGATGCCGTGGCTTGCGATTCCATTCTCGCAACGTCACCTTGTGGAGAGTCTGACAAAGACGTTTAACGTGGGGTCGATCCCGACGGTGatcggcgtgtgcgcagacACTGGTGATGTCGTGAcgacgcgcgcgcgccacgCGCTGACGCAGGACCCCGAGGGCGAGCAGTTCCCGTGGAGGGACTAAGCTAGGCAGCAGAGCTTCGAGGTGAGCGGCTGTATACGCTAGCGCAGGCGTAAGCCTTGCCCCGGCCCTCCGttcctcttcgcctttttcatttcttgtctctctttcgtaCGTACATGTCGTGTTTTCGAGGTTCGTTTTTTCCAATTTTTACGAtggtctcttttttttctctccggtctctctctccctctgtgtgtgtgtgtgtagccgTGGACTGGGCGACTTTGCTAGAGAACAGTAGCGGGAAAGGcgaagcagagaggaggagaggtggccCTTCCGAAGAGGGACGCACAGTCATCCCATACATTGTCAAACAGGCACAGCGCAAAGGAAACGAGGAGAAAGGCACAAGCCCCCCTCTACTGCTCTCTTGTGCGGACATgtaggtgcgtgtgtctgtctgtctctcctcGTGGTTTCTAGTGAGATCGCGCGCTCTCTGTGTTgatctctcttctttgtttcgcttcttttgcttttctttttttgcctcCTACTTATATATATTTCCCGTGCTGGGGTCTCGTGTGAGCGattgcccccctccctccccctcccaagctctctcttctcgggCGCGCTTTCTCTCGTGTCGCTGTCTGTGCAGGCCTTACAACTCTTTGGTTCTCTTTGTGGTtgtttctccccctttttcttcgcccttccttcctctcttcctcctttcaccGACTCCCCCCATCCTCCCCAgccctcctccacatctCTGCCCTATCAGCAGTAGaggtaaagagagaaagcgagacagacagacagagagagagagagcgaggacgCAGTGGGGAGGCGAGCGCCTCGCCAAAGTACTAAGAAGCACTACATGATTCGATTTTGTATCCTCTCGTTTTCCTTCTTATTTGCTCTTCATGGGCTTTCTGCGCCGGTTTCTGCCTCAGCTCATACCGCTCTTCTACACATGAAGGGTCAGcgaagcagagaaaaaatgAGTTGTACGGGAAGGGCACCAAACAGCCTGAGGCCTGCTCAGCTgacaccactgcagcagcaaaatGAAGCGCGCGCGTTTCTATCATGACTGTTGTCATCCTTTACGTAGTGAGAtgtgtgagggagaggaccGGTAGGCGACATTTCTGAGCACACGAGAGACGTCTTTTTGAAGCAGCGAGAACCTACCGAAGTTCGGAAGGTAAGAACTACGCAACGACCcttacacccacacccacccacacacacacacacatgcacgtacacgcagaATGGAGAGCTACGCCCTCGAGTTTGTGCGTGTACACGCACAGAAGTTAGGGATAGGTTGCTCAACAGCACACATTCAACGTTACTGCGAGGCTCACAGGAGACCTCGGCCCAGTTGGTCATCGCCGCGCATGAACCAGTACCTTGCCCTTTGTAGCTCTAAAAGACAGGTGAGGGGcacgatgaggaagaggagggtgagAGCTGCTCAAAATATATTGAATGGCCGTGCATCACGATCACCTTATCTCCCCCAAGCAGTCTTCTCCCTATCTGTGAAACAGCTCCACAGCATTGCAAGGAGGCTCTATTAAACTCACGCCCAACGCCTTTGTGAGACGATCATCATGCAAGCATGACGCCACCTCGTCGTCTCTCAACGTCATCTTCGCTAACCTCTCTCATTTCCCTGCTGTTCACTCACAACTGTTCCGAcggcgcctgtgtgtgtgtgtgtgcaactAACCAGCTTTCGCCGCGCCCTTGCTTCCCACTCGAAGAATACTCCCACCGCAAACACCGCCACTCTCAGTACACCCGAACCACCCTGTGGTCGACAAAGCACGCTTACCCACGCGCTCACATCAGTGATACCCTCCACCGAAAGCTGACCACAAAGTCCGCTCTCCGTGCACGCAGTCATGTCCGGGCTCAACAAGCACCTGCCGGGTGTGGTGACACTGCAGAAGCAGCAATCGGAGGTGAGCGTGAGCTCGCTCTCCGGAAAGACTGTGTTCTTCTACTTCTCAGCGAGCTGGTGCCCACCGTGCCGCGGCTTCACGCCACTGCTGGTTGAATTTTACGAGAAGTACCATGATTCGAAGAACTTCGAGGTCGTACTTGTGACAtgggacgaggaggaggagggcttcAACGGGTACTACGCGAAGATGCCGTGGCTTGCGATTCCATTCTCGCAACGTCACCTTGTGGAGAGTCTGACAAAGACGTTTAACGTGGGGTCGATCCCGACGGTGatcggcgtgtgcgcagacACTGGTGATGTCGTGACGACGGGCGCGCGCCACGCGCTGACGCAGGACCCCGAGGGCGAGCAGTTCCCGTGGAGGGACTAAGCTAGGCAGCAGAGCTTCGAGGTGAGCGGCTGTATACGCTAGCGCAGGCGTAAGCCTTGCCTCGCctctttgttcttcttctcctgtcTCCGACTACCGGCATCGCTACCGTTCACATCCAGCGGTGCCAGCGGGCCTGCGCGTCGCGCGCTTGCCGTGGCTGTCAGCTgggagctgcgccgcagcctGAGCTTCATacgccctctttcccctcccaGCTTGTGGTGCGTACAACTGTGAttccccgctgctgctgttacTGCCGGTGGCCGATGCTGCTATTCGCCCTTCTAGGTCCACTGTATCGGCTTGTCACGGCTTCTCCTCGGCAATTGTGGTTTTTTTTCCTATGGCTTCTCTTGTGCTTTCTGCATCTTtattcctctctctctcttgtgcgaCTTGCGGAGGTGCCCGCTCACGCATACACATTTGTGCGGGGACCCGCCTCCCACTCGATTTGTGCCTCTTTCTATTTAGTccgtgtgtgcttgtgtgccaCCGTAACAGCGTATTAGAAATATTTTGCTTCCTGGTGCGTCTCGGcgatgctgtcgctgccgttcaCTACGCCCCACACCCTTCTAGCTCCTTGGGTGGTGGCACAGTGGCCCCTAGTGACCTCCTTTTTTTGCTTGTgcatctgtgcgtgtgtgcgtgtgcgtgtgcgtgtgggcctCACTGTGCGCACTGAAAATGCAGACAGAGAGGTAAGCCAACGAACAGCGACCGACTTCCACCggcgagcggcgctgctgcagtcctGCGGATCAGGGAGCTGCGCGCGTTAGCGGGTTTTCTATGCTGCGTGCGCCGCCTTAACACGTCTCTCCGACTCTCACGCTTCCTTCCCTTGCGCAGACCCGCCTGGTAGGACGTGCACTCGTTGGCTCTGGTACAGAGACACGCGACTGAGTGAGGTtatggagaaggaggggttGTCATGTCGTTGTTTGGGGCGTTGATACTCGCATCTTTTGCTCGAgctgcgcgtgtatgtgtttGTTCCCCCTTTTGCCGATCCACCCGTTCTCCCCCTTCTACCGCTATTTTTCTTGTCCTTCCCTTTCATGTTATACGCACGTAGCATtcgtgctgctcctgcgtTCGCTTCTCCGGCAGCTGACGCCAGTAAAGTGTGATTGTGCTTCCCGTTCGTGTACACAAGACacaaagggggaggaaacgATGATTGCCGCCACTACCGCAGGAGTCGGGTCAGCCGCCAGAGCCGCGGCCACGCAGAAACCGCGCTTGTTTGACAGCTTGGACGCGGCCAGCAAGGAGCGAGTGACAACGTTGCTGAGCCACTACCAGGTGTTTCTCCCTGTGGAGCAGGTTTCCTTTATGCAAGAGCTTGAGCGGTACAACGAGGAGCAAcagacagcggcgctgacggcgaGCAAGGCCGGTGAGGTGTGGGTACGCTACACAACCCCGCGTCTGCAAGCAGTGCAGGCACGCGATCCTGCGTATGTGCAGCGGCTGATCTCTGACATAGCCGCCCCTCGCGAGTCAAAGAGTGATGAAACGCCGGGAGAggcgacaccaccgccatgcACACTGGAGGATATTCTCCATACTTGCGGCATGTTTGGTGAGCCGGAAGGCGTTCCCATCCGTGTAGGCAAGATGTCTCTCTATGAAAGGTTGCACGAGAACATGAAAAGCCGGCGGAGCACGGCATGTGGGAGTGTGGTAAACTCCACCACTCCAAACATCCCTACCACCGCCGATGCAGGAGGTGGTACTGCATGGAGCTCAGCTCAGTTTGAGACTGCTGCCAAaccagcagcggaggagcgtGAGATGGGTGATGCCGCATCCCTGGAGGCATCGGCGCAAGCCGAGAGCGGCGAGAGCGCAGTGGTGCCTATGTACACCGGCGCTTTGCCGTTTCACGCATCGTCGACCAGGCCGGCCGCACCATACCGCAGCAACGCCTACCAGACCGTGCGCCTCGCAATGAGCTCGCCTGGATACATTTCGACGACGCAGCCGACCTCGCTGGCGGAGGTTCAATCGCCGCAAGACGGCGTGAAATCCGTGTTGAACGCCACCCCTTTCCCGATCACTGAAGAGGAACTGCGCGAGTGGTTTGAGGAGCTGGATGTATGTGGGCGTGGCGTCCTGAGCGTTGAGGAGTTCCAGCGCTGCATGGAGTCCTTGGAGCGCGACCTGGGTGTTCCGACAGAGTACGCGACACTTGAGCGAGACGGGGCGCAGTTAGCGAACAATGGCTGGCTTAGCTTCGAGGCCTTTGCCTACCTCGTGCTCCGCTTTGCGCGTGTTTGACACGGCAGAAATgacaagagagcgaggcgaaTGAGGAAGACGCGGCGAGGGGGGGTCTTTGCTTTGCAGTGTTGCcattttcgtttctctttctcgccgtTGCAGTTGGAAGGCTGCTGCTTtctccaccgctgcatcCACCAATGCCCCTCTTCTTGCATCTTTTtatttctgtgtgtgtgtgtgtgtgtccgagATGCAGAGCGGTGACATGCAGGTACGGCGGCGcaacactcacacacacatgcggaTAACATCGCcatcttcttttctttcattgCCTTTCTCGggtcttctcttttcctcggGCTGGCATGTAGGGATGTGCCTTGTTTCCCCTGCTCTTCGCCCTATTCACCATGTACATTTCGCTTGTCCTTttagcgcgtgtgtgtgtctgcaagCACCTCTGCTGGGCTCATGCCTCGCAAGCGCCCCCCCGggtcttcttccctttctcagTCTCTGTTCCAGGCCTCGTTGATGCAACAGAGAAGGTCTGAAGGcagtgaagaagggaaaggagatgGCGCTTTTATTTTGCgcgagggggggagggcgtgGAGGGACACGACGGCGATGCGGGAGAGGCTGCCGAGAGACACATCCCAGCGAGAGAAGTTTGCTTTCTCCGTCTCGCGTTGCATGGAGGTCTCTGTCTTTGTGGCTGCCCCGCTACGTCTCTCCCTTGCTATGTAGATATGCGTGCTGATGTTTTTATACATCAATGCATATCAGCATATTCGAATGGTGTGCTACGCTGCGTGTGCAgtttttgtttctctgtgtgtgggagcAGGACACATCTTCTTGGCCTTCGCGCTTTCATTTCTTCTGCAGgctttgccccccccccctgcctctcctccgtcTTCTTATCCCTCTCTCAGCGCACCTTCTCTCATCTTCTgtgtttttccctctctctctacacgaCTAcctgcctttcctttccttaCGTATTGTGTGCTTTGTGCGTGTTTtacgcctctcccttcccatTTCATAGCTGTCGCCTTAATGGCGCACACCTTCTGATGTACATCACTGGAAACTCGACGTCGCCGTGGCGCCCACCTGAaaggaaacgaaagaaagTGCATCCCCCGCAGTATGCCGTAATCCGTCAAGGCGGGAGCGTGCCGCGCCCTACACCTACACCTACGCAGAGGCCGGAGACAGAAGGAAAGAGTAGCCGCAGATAACAGGAAAACTGTGCATCTCGGTCTttgtgctgctcttgtgTAATGAGCCGACGCGCGCTTAGTATAGCTGAGCTTTTGCATTTTTCGGTGAAGAAGGGGTGAGCGTGAGCACTACAACGCATTGATGTGCTATACATGAAGTTGTTGCTGTGACCATTCGCGTGTCACGCGTTGATCTTCACTGACACCCACTCATTGGCTCTGCTGCCCTCACGTTTTCccattccctctctttttctctctctcaaacACCGCACCTTtctgtgccccccccccccccccacacacacgcacacacaaacatggGTATATCTTTCTCGTGTCACGCAGTGCCTTGTCTTTACTTTTgtttttgcctctctttcgcacCTTTACGGTGTTCCGTCCGGAAGAGTCGACTCTTCCCCCAGAACCCGTTCCCGCGTGCCACACACGTGCAAAGACACGCGAGTGCCACCCCATAGTCGTCACCGCTGTGGCTGGCGCGTGCTTCTTCTGTTGTTTTGTTCTTTGTCTTGATGCTTGAGGGTGTTGGTGCGTCAGGTCACTGTGGTGTAAGCCGCACCCAAGATTTTTTGCAGCACCCCTTTTTCATGTACCGCTctgccttccctccttctcgctcGGTCAACGAAGGCATCATTTTCTATCCAAGTGATACGGGTAAGCTACTGCAGCGCACTCGTCTCtcctttttgctctctccacgcccttctctcttctcctgaTAGCTTTTTGGTAGCATTTTTGTGTCcccccgccttctctcccccttcctcctgtGCGCCGAGTGTGCGTGTTTCACGTATTGTCTTCGCGTCCTCTGTTGTTCGCTTTCCACTTTCTTTTCCATAGACCCCCTCTCGCCAGTGTTCTCCACagccctttccccctccccccctctgtctTTGTGCACGACGAAGCGTGTCGATCCCCTTCCCCACTTCACCACCCACCTCGGGCGTTTTTCTTATCGGCTCACCatcgcagcgacagcgagaAGCGCACTCTCTGAAGACTTTGCCGTCTTGTCACTCTGCCCAGACCCAAACCATTGTCTGCCACTCCGCGTCTTCAGTCTTTTCACTGTCTTAGAGGGTCTGCAGGGCGAGCGAACCACAGACGCTTTTGCCACctcgcccttcttcttcgctgatttcccctcctcccccactcccactcgtgtcaccacctcctcttctctttgtttcctccccccgccctcgTGCACCGGGAGAGGACAAgtcacacagagagagagagcacttGGGGGAAGGTGAGCATCACGTAGTCATACTCACTCAAGGCAGCACGTAGGAGCAGCTCTTTCATATCCCACCTTTCACTCGCATACCCGCCTGCCGTAGCTCCCACACGCATCTACACTGCGGGCATCTCGGCTGAGCGCTCCCAAGAGACACATAGGCTAGAAATGGAGTACGTGTTAGGCGTGCTCTACGCCACGAAACGGTATGAGCCGTTCCACACGTCGGGAGTGCATCCCGGTGCCTCGTCTCtgcaacacacacaggcactaCTTTTGCACTCCGGGACATTCGCGATGAACTCGCTGGCCGGCGTTCCGGTGATGCCGGATGCGGCTGGTACCGAGAGTGACAACGACAACGAtgacaccgccgcgacgTGGGAGGATCTTCCCACTCCTACAGCTGGCAACAACCGTCGCTCACAGGTGATGTTCGTCTTCCCTACGGCGAAGGACGCACCAGTGGTCAAGGAAGCGAAAGCCATCAAGACTACGTCTCCGTTCAGGCACGGCGGAAGTGTTGAGGGAGAGCCGCTCTCGCCGCCACTTCCACTACGTGCGCTTACATCAGGCGTCGACCGCGCCCCTACGATGACGCTACCGTCGTACTTGTCGGGCTCCCGTCGTCGCTCGTTGTCCCTGGCAGCCGGCGGCATGCAGCTCCTtccttcggctgctgctgctggtgacCAAacgctctcttttcctcgtgAAGGCGCTGCGCTGAGCCCGTTAGTCCTGGGCCTGTCTACACCACTTAACGCCAGTGATGCGGTGCAGAACGCAactggcggaggcggtgcaggagtCGCTGCCGTGGGACGCCCTGCCGTTCGGCCACAACGTTTAGAGCACATTGTGCCTACCAAAGTGATTGCAGGTAAGTACGTGCTGCTGTATCTGCCCTCGCCTCACCGGCCTGGCGAGGCCTCCGCTGCGGCGTTGTGGGGTAGCGCCGGCTCTGCGGCGGCGATTAGCcctggcggcgcagcgggtgGGGGCGGTAGTGCCGGTCCCAgtggcgcgcgtgcgcaccagACATCGGCATTGGTGCAAAGCCCTCAGATGGATCTTTCAAAGCCGCGTCTAGGCGCCAGCACGTCGTCCTCTTCGTACTTCATGGCCAGTGTGAGCCCTCATGCAATGTCCACCAGCGGCGGACGAGCAAACTTCTCCACACCTCTGAACAAGTCTGTGGAGTCCTCATCATCCACATCGACAGCGACTGTTGGCGGACACCACCTCAGCAATCACCATATTTCACCCGGTGGTGCTGGCAGCGGCTCCGG
This Leishmania panamensis strain MHOM/PA/94/PSC-1 chromosome 29 sequence DNA region includes the following protein-coding sequences:
- the TXN1-2 gene encoding tryparedoxin (TriTrypDB/GeneDB-style sysID: LpmP.29.1190); translation: MPGLNKHLPGVVTLQKQQSEVSVSSLSGKTVFFYFSASWCPPCRGFTPLLVEFYEKYHDSKNFEVVLVTWDEEEEGFNGYYAKMPWLAIPFSQRHLVESLTKTFNVGSIPTVIGVCADTGDVVTTRARHALTQDPEGEQFPWRD
- the TXN1-1 gene encoding tryparedoxin (TriTrypDB/GeneDB-style sysID: LpmP.29.1200), with amino-acid sequence MSGLNKHLPGVVTLQKQQSEVSVSSLSGKTVFFYFSASWCPPCRGFTPLLVEFYEKYHDSKNFEVVLVTWDEEEEGFNGYYAKMPWLAIPFSQRHLVESLTKTFNVGSIPTVIGVCADTGDVVTTGARHALTQDPEGEQFPWRD
- a CDS encoding hypothetical protein (TriTrypDB/GeneDB-style sysID: LpmP.29.1210), whose amino-acid sequence is MIAATTAGVGSAARAAATQKPRLFDSLDAASKERVTTLLSHYQVFLPVEQVSFMQELERYNEEQQTAALTASKAGEVWVRYTTPRLQAVQARDPAYVQRLISDIAAPRESKSDETPGEATPPPCTLEDILHTCGMFGEPEGVPIRVGKMSLYERLHENMKSRRSTACGSVVNSTTPNIPTTADAGGGTAWSSAQFETAAKPAAEEREMGDAASLEASAQAESGESAVVPMYTGALPFHASSTRPAAPYRSNAYQTVRLAMSSPGYISTTQPTSLAEVQSPQDGVKSVLNATPFPITEEELREWFEELDVCGRGVLSVEEFQRCMESLERDLGVPTEYATLERDGAQLANNGWLSFEAFAYLVLRFARV